GTTATGATGTGATCTATGAACTTTTGGCTCATAAAAAGAAGTATGGAGATTTGTTTACAAAACTCAAGATCTGGGTAGTTCCGATCGTAAACCCGGATGGTTCCAGAGTGTTCTGGCATGAGAATATGTCTATGGGAAGAAAGAACGGATATCCAGGTTGGGGACAGATCTCTGAAAAAGATAATCCGGGAGTGGATATTAATCGTAACTATCCGTTTTTCTGGGGAAAAACAAAATCAAACCAAACTTCTTCCGCTTCCAATAGTGTATTTTTCAGAGGGCCATATCCAGGTTCCGAGCCCGAGACACAAGCAATGATGAATTTAGCGGAGAAGGAGAGATTTGCCGCTTCAATCAGTTATCATGCCTTTGCGAATTGTATCTTGGTTCCTTATACGATAGACGGCACTTCCAATCCGGAGCCGGACTTTGCTTGGAATTTGGGAAAGAAGATTGCTTCTTCTGTAGAAAGTAAAAATCCAAATCATAATTTCAGCGCTAAGAAGAATATTTACGGAGTGGACGGAGTCGACCAAGATTATTATTTCTTTAAGTATGGAACTCTTGCTTATTTAGTGGAATCTTCTCATTTAAATCCTCCATATTCGGATGTTCCTAAAATTGTAGAATCTTTAAGACCGGCTTGGACGATCCTTTTGGAAGAAATTGCCGACGGAAGTAAACTTTATTTTAAGATCAAAGACGAACATGGAAGTCCATTAGTAGCGAATATCAAATACGATAAGGTTCTTTTTTATCATGGAGAAGTCCGGACTTCTCGTAAGGAAGACGGAATGTTCTTCCAATCCTTTCCTGGGATCAGAGGTATTAAGTTAAAAGTCGAAAAAGAAGGATACGAGACAGTCAATTGGGAAGGGACCACTTGGAGATCCTGGAAGGCAGTGGATATCGTTTTAAGGAAAAAAGCTCCAGCCCAATAAGATCATGAACAGATATAAAAACGAGGCCGCCTTAATCTTTTGTACCTTGATCTGGGGTGGAACCTTCTCCGCTACGAAACTAAGTTTGGTTTCGATTTCTTCCTGTTTGTTTATTGGGATTAGATTCGCGATCGCAACCTTTGTTTTTGTAATTTATATTCTTCTTAAGAACCGAAAAAACTCGGTATCGTACCCTGATTGGAAGACAAACAAATCTTTATACTTCTTAGCATTCCTATTGGGTTTTTGGATGTTTCTTGGATTCGCATTCGAGACAGTCGGTTTAAAATACACAACAGCCACTAAGTCCGGATTTTTGACAGGGACCTTGGTGGTCATCACTCCTATCTTACAGACTTTATTTCTAAAACGTATGCCTAGCTCGGGGAACCTTCTGGGAGTGATCGTAGTAACGTTCGGTCTATTCTTTCTTTCTGCTGAGTCAGTGGGAGAAGATAATAAATTAGTAATATCTTATCATCTGGGTGATGTACTTACTTTGGGAGGTGCGTTTTTCTTTTCCTTATACATTATCTATGTGGATAAGGCGAGTAAATCCTGTCCTTTGGATATTCTTCTTTTGTCCCAAACATTAGTGACTAGTGTATTCGCTTTTTTTCTAGCATTCATCTTACACTGGACGGAATTCGAACCTTTGTTTATCAAAATGGATTCCAAGGTAATGCCTGCTTTATTTTATAACGGTTTGATCTCTTCCGTAGGGACCACGTTCTTACAGACGAAATACCAAAAGGGGATCTCTCCTACAAGAGCGGGACTTATTTTTTCTTTGGAGCCAGTCTTCTCCGCTATTCTTGCCTATTTCACTTTGGAAGAAAGATTGGATGCAACAGGTTTGATCGGATGTAGTTTAGTGCTCACCGGTGTTCTGTTAGCCGAACTATTAGGTAGAGAAAAAAAATTCTAGAGCTTGTTCTATCCTTTATTTTTTTTTCGAAAATTTTGCAAATTTTTAGACTTTCAATTGTGGTTTGATTGCCAGGAGTACCTGCCATGAAGCGTATTTATTTTGTTCTATTCTTCTTTTCTATCTCTGCCTGTAACCAAGCTAAATCGATAGATATAGACTCCGCAAAATCTCCTATCGGTCTACTTATGGACATTACTCTTTCCGAAGCAATTAACGGAAGAGATGCAGGGCCGGAGTATATGGCCGCAGGAGACAATTGTTCTCTTTTTACTTCTGCCGATGGAATTAATTGGAGTATTCTACAAGGCGGTACCACTCCGTTTACCGGCTGTTCCGGCGGAGTGATCTATGGATTGGCACAAGGTAATGGAAGATGGGTAGCTGTCGGCACCTTGACCAATACCTATCTGACTAACGCAAATAATTGCGGTCTCTGGAGCAGCGCAGACGGTGTGGATTGGGTAAGACATACTTGTCCGAGTCCTAATTTATTAAGTTATTCCAATACTCCTCTTAGGTCGGTTACGTTCGGTACTGTGGGAGGTGTCGGATTATTTTTCACTTCCGGTCATAAGATGGGAACCGGTGCAAATGAAGACTATTACGGATTAGTGAGTCTGGACGGAATGAACTGGGTTTTCAAAAAATTAGGACCGACTCCGGCTGTGGATGGGGGTTTGACTACCACCTGTTATTTAGAAATCGACAATGGGGTAGCAAGGTGTTCGGGAGAAACAGGTTCTTATTCTGATGCGATCTTAAAATACAATTCTTCTTCCGGGGTCTGGGTAGCGGATACGGATCTCCCAGATTATATGGGCTATGCTGCTTTTCCGGATGCACCGCCAAATTATAATCCTAGCACTTCTTGGTTTTATGCGGGGCCGAATCATTCCAGATTTACGTTCGGACAAGGTGATAGCGCAAATTATGTGAATCGAAAATTACCCGGAGGCGATTGGGTAGAAGTAGTCACGAACGTACTTATGAGTCAGTACACTTATGGACTATTATTGAATGCCGCTGCATATAAAGGAAATCTTATCGTAGCATTAGCTGACGCTTGTACTTGGATGAATTCCACGGACGCAGGAACCAACTGGAATGTGTACGATTCTATAGGAAGTTGCACCTATGATAATGGTATGCCTGATTTCTTAAGTGTAACTTATAATTCTTATGTGAAACAATTCGTAGGTGCAGGAAGGTCCGGAAGAATTGTATATTCCGAAACAGGATTGGAACCTTCTTCTTGGACGATCTTGGAGACCGGTTTTAGTGGGACGATCAATACTCTGATCTCTAAGCCTTAGTTTTCTTGGATCGAATTTTCAGAACTTAAGTCTTGAGTCGGAATTGGGATCTTTGCTTTGATAGCAGCTTCCTTGGTTTTAGGATCCAACCTAAAAAGTTTTTTGATCGCGATGTCCTGCCAATAACGAGATCGATTTTCTTTGATAAATCTTTTTAGAAAATGGATCTCCGCTCCTTTTGGACTCACTTCTTCCTTTCCATAAAATTTGTTTTTGAAATCGGAAGTGAAATTCGGATTTTCTTTTAGATAAGTATCCAAATTTGTCAGAACGTAAGTGCCTGTATAAGGACCTCCAAATGATAGATTTATACCTTTTGGATGGGCGATAAAATTTCCCAGAAAACGGATCTCTAATCCTCCCGGATTGGAAAAGTAGAATTTAGATTTTTCTAATGGATCATATTCTATCGGAATGGAACTTGTATGAAGCACAGTATAGGTATGTGTTTGCACATGTCCATATTTGTTTACCGTTGTATAGGTATGAGTGGTAGTATAAGAATACGAAGCGCTGTCTAAGATCAAAGGTTGATTTTGGGGAAGTCTCGTGACTACAAAATATTTAGGAGCGCCATTCTCTGATTTTCCTAACTGTAATTTTTGGACCCAGAGAAATCTGTAATTTCCATCTCCTTCCATTTCTTTGCCGGGATCTTCTAAATTGATCTTTTGGCCCGAGATAGAAGAGAGATTTGTTTCTTTTGAAATAGATTCTTCTAAGCCCTTGAATATCCCATTTGAGATACCGCCTTTGGCAACGATCAATCCGAAAGCGACTAAACCTTCTTCCCCTGGGGTAGGTTCTTCCAATACAGGAAATGTTTTTAGACAACCTAAAGTTACGAAGGATAAGCCGAGTATGAGTAAGGATCTAAATCTCCAATCCATTGCTCCTATCTTAAATGAGTGCATTACTTATTCAATCCGTTTTGTTAGTTGACTCGAATGGGATTGATAGAAGGAATATTCTTCGTTATAGTACATGAAGCGAAACATCCTGGCAAAATTTTATTTTTTATTTTTAATCTGCGTTTTATTTCCGATCTCTAATTTCGCTTCTCCTTTAAAGACAGATCTGGATGAGGATGTGTTAAAAGAGATCAGGGACCATTACGATTCCGGACAAAAAGCAAACAGGTTTGACAGGGACTTAGGTGTTCCTAAAAGTACTAAGGCCAGATTTTTCTCCATACAGCCTGGAGGAAGTTACGATTTTATTTCCGACTTGGATATCAGCGGAAGAGGACGATCCGCCTCTATGACTACGGAGTCTCAAAGGCCAAATTTCTTTTTTGATATTAGAAGTAAGGACTACAGGATCAACGAGGCATTCGGAGTCCAACTTCTGTTTCATTCTGCCAAAAAAGAATTCGATAAACAATCTTATTCTGTCCCAGCTCCGGATACGGGTTCTTCTTCAGATTCGAGTTCCTCTTCTTCCAGCAGTAGCAGTAGTTCAGGGACGAATGATAAAAATTCGGTCACAGCCGATCTTGGGACTAATGTTAAAGTCGATTATAATTATATAATACCAACATTCTATTGGGGAAATCCGGAAGTCGACGGATTTCGTATGGGACTCGGCTTCGGATTAGCGGACATGAGAATGAGAGGGAATGTGGATTTTAGAGATCCAGGGGAAACGATCGGAAAAATGTATGGAGCGATGGGTGATAGAGATACTTTTCTGAACACATTGAGTTTTATACAATTGAGTTCCGGTTTGGTGGATCTGAGAAGAGGAGATCCGATATTCAATTATCTTTTATTAAATTTAAGCCAAGGTAATAATTTGGAAATGATGGGGGCCTATCTTGCCAGCCAAGGGACCCATTTTTCTACGGATGTAATATCACTTTTAGTTTATGCAAATTTGCAGGATAAATACAATCCTCTGGAATTATTGGCTTTGAGCGCCTTATCCAGGACTAGTATCAACGCTAAAGACAAACAGGTTTTTGCGTACATGATCTATGTAGAAACGCCTAAATTCGGGTTCGTGAAGGCTAGATTAAGTTGGCATGGACCGTTGTTCAAGGATTCAGGATATACAATCCACATGAGCACACTTGAACTCGCATTAATGGTCCCAATCGACTTTTAATTCTTCTAAATTAGATCTGCATAATATCCCTGCTTGACACTCGGTCGATTTGAACCGATTTTAGCTTAAAAACTAAAATCGCCTAACCGAGGGATAATGAATAGAAATTTGGAATTGGAGCGTCAAGGGGAAGTTGCCGCAAACTATCTAAGGATTTTTTTAACCATAGTTTTTATTTTCGGGACCGCATTCGGATTAGTTTGGAAAAGCGGGATCCAAGCAGTTTTAGGTTATTATATCGGAGGGATCGTTGCGTATTCCTTCATCATCTTCTTTTCCATTTTTGTAATGAAGTTTTTCGGCTACAAACCTTGGTTGAAATACGCTACAGTGTTCCTGGAGTTTATCGGTTATGCGATCGTGCAAGCTGGTTATTTCGGAACAGAAGACCAATGGAAACCGAATGGGATCTTGAGTCCTGCCAACTATGGGATCTATTTTCTAATTTTAGCAGGGACCATTTTTAGGTTCAATCCTAGATTCACTTTTATCACATCTACAGTTTTAGCAGTTCAATTCACAGCGATGTCGATGACGCTTACCATTCTGAATCCTCAGCTTCTGACTATGGGATATGAAGGAATGATCCGATTGAGATCTCCTCTTGTAATTTTAATGGGAGTGTTCTTATTCGCATTCGGGGTAACAATCTCTTATGCAACCAAATTCGTAAGAAGATTGGTAGAAGAAGCGCAAAGCGCAGAAGAAAGAGCTATTCGCAATTATACCTCCGCGAAAGAGATCTTGCACAGTTCCGAAACAGTAGCGGAAGAACTTCGCAAATCCTTAATAGATGTAGAAGATGTGGCCAAGGCAAACGAGGATAGCAGCCGAGATCTAGCAAGTATGGTAGAAGAAACATCCGCCACTCTGGAAGAAATGGGAGCAAGTATAGAATCTATCGCAAAGATGGCGGAACAACAGGACGAATTTGGGGACGATACTTCTACTTCTATCGATAAATGGAAGGACCAAATGGTCCGAGTTTTCGAGGCAGTATCCTTTGCTCGAAGTTTGGGAGAAGGTTCGGCAGCCACCGCGATAGAAGGGGAGGGTACAGTCCGAATCGCATTAGACGTGTTTTCTCAATTTAAGGGAACTGTCCAAGAAGTTAGTAAGATCTTAGGAGTGATCCAGGATCTCGCAGGAAAAACAAATTTACTTTCTTTGAATGCAGCCATCGAAGCAGCAAGGGCGGGAGAAGCAGGAAAAGGCTTTTCCGTAGTCGCAGAAGAAGTAAGCAAACTTGCGGA
The nucleotide sequence above comes from Leptospira johnsonii. Encoded proteins:
- a CDS encoding M14 family zinc carboxypeptidase, which translates into the protein MTGVFRVFLLGFFFYSYIVSCSILRETIPSRPLNDGSVSILLKIDKSAREEFEKVTNWEVPYTFIEKDHSYAVILKEKLKTYGFPKEGINIAKGMPFKYYSGNYQDSLSESIFALADIKKGYKDNILNSHYLYWVHRLFPKHTQYKIIGKSSRGREIPAILLTDTTIPEEDKISVLFNCAHHSNEVVSVEHCYDVIYELLAHKKKYGDLFTKLKIWVVPIVNPDGSRVFWHENMSMGRKNGYPGWGQISEKDNPGVDINRNYPFFWGKTKSNQTSSASNSVFFRGPYPGSEPETQAMMNLAEKERFAASISYHAFANCILVPYTIDGTSNPEPDFAWNLGKKIASSVESKNPNHNFSAKKNIYGVDGVDQDYYFFKYGTLAYLVESSHLNPPYSDVPKIVESLRPAWTILLEEIADGSKLYFKIKDEHGSPLVANIKYDKVLFYHGEVRTSRKEDGMFFQSFPGIRGIKLKVEKEGYETVNWEGTTWRSWKAVDIVLRKKAPAQ
- a CDS encoding methyl-accepting chemotaxis protein; this translates as MNRNLELERQGEVAANYLRIFLTIVFIFGTAFGLVWKSGIQAVLGYYIGGIVAYSFIIFFSIFVMKFFGYKPWLKYATVFLEFIGYAIVQAGYFGTEDQWKPNGILSPANYGIYFLILAGTIFRFNPRFTFITSTVLAVQFTAMSMTLTILNPQLLTMGYEGMIRLRSPLVILMGVFLFAFGVTISYATKFVRRLVEEAQSAEERAIRNYTSAKEILHSSETVAEELRKSLIDVEDVAKANEDSSRDLASMVEETSATLEEMGASIESIAKMAEQQDEFGDDTSTSIDKWKDQMVRVFEAVSFARSLGEGSAATAIEGEGTVRIALDVFSQFKGTVQEVSKILGVIQDLAGKTNLLSLNAAIEAARAGEAGKGFSVVAEEVSKLADSSSRNAKEIVKQIGALGEASDTSSEKFGELVQAFRELTSGIGSIGEALAQVGDSVDRQKSLSTEVEEKNKQIRDLSREMKNSTLEQSNGTKQILDGIEYLSKRSMEMSEITEKLRTSLERLKGTSQSLTKTLEATKLE
- a CDS encoding DMT family transporter, with protein sequence MNRYKNEAALIFCTLIWGGTFSATKLSLVSISSCLFIGIRFAIATFVFVIYILLKNRKNSVSYPDWKTNKSLYFLAFLLGFWMFLGFAFETVGLKYTTATKSGFLTGTLVVITPILQTLFLKRMPSSGNLLGVIVVTFGLFFLSAESVGEDNKLVISYHLGDVLTLGGAFFFSLYIIYVDKASKSCPLDILLLSQTLVTSVFAFFLAFILHWTEFEPLFIKMDSKVMPALFYNGLISSVGTTFLQTKYQKGISPTRAGLIFSLEPVFSAILAYFTLEERLDATGLIGCSLVLTGVLLAELLGREKKF